From Daucus carota subsp. sativus chromosome 6, DH1 v3.0, whole genome shotgun sequence, the proteins below share one genomic window:
- the LOC135147222 gene encoding uncharacterized protein LOC135147222, translating to MCIYIVCSNARNGTVSYYKIWHWTNNCIQQEKSLVMPLTRLINGNSTKEHDLVMKNDLEHLLHLLHGKGWDRPWQYLMDHSTSNMASQAWHHEPELVVHHAGLERMNSENQRLRDMGDEVTTNYNNLQMHLVTFIQQQQQKVDNNEVEADVVGENNNKGEQFVRQNSRRNTVPRRFIDLSHSFGERKAIYSFNKNYRIKGFKKL from the exons atgtgCATATATATTGTTTGTTCTAATGCTAGGAATGGGACTGTCTCATATTATAAGATTTGGCATTGGACAAACAACTGCATACAGCAAGAGAAGAGCTTAGTCATGCCCTTAACCAG GCTGATCAATGGAAACTCAACTAAAGAACATGATCTTGTCATGAAGAATGATCTTGAACACCTGTTGCATCTTTTACATGGAAAGGGATGGGATAGGCCTTGGCAATATCTCATGGACCACTCTACCTCAAACATGGCATCTCAAGCCTGGCACCATGAGCCTGAG CTAGTGGTGCATCATGCTGGGTTGGAACGAATGAACTCCGAGAATCAGAGACTGAGGGACATGGGGGATGAGGTGACCACCAATTACAACAATCTTCAGATGCATTTAGTCACATTTATTCAGCAGCAGCAACAGAAAGTAGATAATAATGAAGTAGAAGCAGATGTTGTTggtgaaaataataataagggtGAGCAATTTGTTAGACAAAATAGCAGGCGAAATACAGTGCCTAGACGGTTCATTGATCTCAGTCACAGTTTCGGTGAAAGAAAAGCTATATATTCTTTCAACAAAAATTACAGAATAAAAGGATTCAAAAAACTATAG